CGATTCTTGGTCGGCGACGTCAGAGATGGCGCGCACTACCACAAACGGCACCTTGAATTGGTGGCATACATGACCAATCGCGGTGGCTTCCATCTCTACAGCAATCGCCTGGGGGAAGGTGTTACGAATACGCGCCAGCGGCTCCGCACCATTAATAAAGGCATCACCGCTCACGACCAGACCACGTACTGCATTCAGATCCAGCTGTTTAATCACCTGCTCGGCCGCTGCGATCAGTTTGTCATCAGCAACGAACGCTGCCGGGCAACCGGCCATCTGGCCCGGTTCATAACCAAAGGCGGTGACATCCGCATCGTGGTAACGCACTTCGTCGGATACCACGATATCGCCCACTTTTAACGTTGGGGCCAGGCCACCGGCAGAACCGGTGTTGATCACCACATCTGGTTTGCACAGTTCCAGCAGCAAGGTGGTCCCGAGCGCCGCCGCGGTTTTACCAATGCCCGATTTCAGCAGGGCAACCTCAACACCGTTCAGCGTGCCAGTGTAAATTTCGCACCCGGCCAGCGTCAGCGTCTGACGGTTTTCAATTTTGTCACGCAGCAGGGTAACTTCCTGCTCCATCGCGCCAATAATGCCTGCTTTCATAAAAGAGTCTCGCTAATGTTGTAGATGTAAACCGCAAAAGTGAGGCATAGTCTATCATGGCTGTCAGGGGAAGAATTCACGAAAAAATAAGGGGTAATTATGGCGACGATCAATTTCAGGAAGAAGATCAGTTTTACCCGCCCTTATACCAGCCGCAAAGATCCTGAAGGGGAATACTATATTACCCGCCATTTTGAGAGCGATCGGGGCCGTATCATTAATTCTGCCGCGATCCGCCGTCTGCAACAAAAAACCCAGGTCTTCCCGCTGGAGCGCAATGCAGCAGTGCGTTCACGTCTGACCCATTCGCTCGAAGTGCAACAAACCGGGCGCTATATCGCGAAAGAAGTGCTGCAAACCCTGAAAACGCAGGGGGGCGGTCTGGCGAAATACGGTCTTGATGAGCTGGAAGGCGCTTTTGAAAGCCTGATCGAGATGGCTTGTCTGCTGCATGACGTCGGCAATCCGCCTTTTGGCCACTTCGGCGAAGCCGCCATCAATGACTGGTTTGATGATAATTTACCGGCTGAACTGGTGGATCCGCTGGTGGCCGGGGTCGAAAATGAGCTGCAGCGCGCCGATTTTGACCGGTTGAATGCAATGATTCGTCAGGATTTGTGCCACTTCGAAGGCAATGCCCAGGCGATTCGCATGGTCCATACCTTGTTACAACTGAACCTCAGTTACGCTCAGGTGGCCTGTATCTTAAAATATACTGCCCCGGCCTGGTGGCAGGGGGATAAACCGGCTGAGTTCAGCGTATTAATGAAAAAGCCGGGGTTTTATTTATCTGAAAGGGAATATGTCGCCGATCTTCGTGCAGCGACTGATATTCCTGAACACCATCGTTATCCGCTGACCTGGATAATGGAAGCCGCAGACGATATTTCTTATTGCATTGCCGATCTCGATGATGCGGTAGAGAAAGATATTTTTAATGTCGACACCTTGTACGATTATTTACTGAAAGCTTGGGGGCCGATAAAACCGGGTGATGCATTTAGCCGTACCATCGGTGAAGCATGGAAAGAAGCCTGCCAGAAAAAATGGCGTACCAAAGGCGATCAGTTTTTTATGGCACTGCGCGTTAACGTGCAAAACGTGTTAGTCAGCCATGCCGTGCGGCGCTTTATTGATAACTTACCGGCTATTTTTACCGGTGATTTTAATCATGCTTTGTTAGAGGACGACGGTGAAGAAGGGCGTTTGTTGACCTTATTTAAGACGGTCGCGCGTCAGCAGGTGTTTAATCACCCGGAAGTCGAACAACTGGAATTGCAAGGCTATCGCGTCATTAAAGGGTTACTGGAAATTTATCAGTCATTAATGCTGCTGGATTATGAGCAGTTTACCACCCTGATGAATGATGATTTCTTAGCCAAACACCCGATTGAAACCCGTTTATTTCATAAGCTATCCGGCAAACATCGCAAAGCGTATCAGCAGAAAATGCGGACTTTAGTTGTGGCGCATAAATATGAGCGCCTGCTGTGGGAACGCTATTATCGTTCACGTCTGATTCAGGACTATATCAGCGGGATGACGGATCTTTATGCCTGGGATGAGTACCGTCGTTTGATGGCGGTGGAATAAGAGAAGTTTTGTAAAGACGAAGAATAATTTTTTACTTTTACCCAAAACTTTATCAGGAACTTCGCGCTTACAATTTAATCTCATCATCAAGACCACAGCAATGGTCCGGACGTAAATCTTATATGAGACACAGATGAATGAAAAAAAGCACATTAATGTTAAGTGCACTGGCACTTAGTCTGGGTATGGCGTTAAGCCCGGTCAGTGTTTTCGCGGCGGAGACAGCATCATCCTCCAGCCAACAGCTGCCCAGCCTGGCACCGATGCTGGAAAAAGTGATGCCTTCCGTGGTGAGTATCAGCGTGGAAGGCAGTACCACGGTGAAGACGCCGCGCATGCCGCAGCAATTCCAGCAGTTCTTTGGTGACAACTCGCCGTTCTGCCAGGACGGTTCGCCGTTCCAAAGCTCACCGATGTGCCAGGGTGGCGGCGGAGATAACAGCGGCGGCGGTGATAATACCCAGCAGGAGAAATTCCGCGCGCTGGGTTCTGGCGTGGTGATTAACGCCGATAAAGGCTACGTGGTGACCAACAACCACGTGGTAGAGAATGCCACTAAAATTCAGGTGCAGCTGAGCGATGGCCGTCGTTATGACGCGAAAGTCATCGGTAAAGATCCGCAGTCGGATATTGCGTTGATCCAGCTGCAAGACGCGAAAAACCTGACGGCGATTAAGATTGCTGATTCAGACAACCTGCGGGTTGGCGACTACACCGTGGCGATTGGTAACCCCTATGGCCTCGGCGAAACCGTCACCTCAGGGATTGTTTCAGCGCTGGGCCGTAGTGGCCTGAACGTTGAAAACTATGAGAACTTTATCCAGACCGATGCCGCGATTAACCGTGGTAACTCGGGCGGTGCGTTGGTGAACCTCAACGGTGAGTTGATTGGTATCAACACCGCGATTCTGGCACCGGACGGTGGCAACATCGGTATTGGTTTCGCCATCCCTAGTAATATGGTGAAAAACCTCAGCGCGCAGATGGTCGAGTACGGCCAGGTGAAACGCGGTGAGCTGGGGATTATGGGGACTGAGCTGAACTCCGAGCTGGCGAAAGCGATGAAAGTCGATGCGCAGCGCGGTGCCTTCGTCAGCCAGGTGCTGCCAAATTCAGCCGCCGCGAAAGCCGGTATCAAAGCCGGTGATGTGGTGGTGTCGATGAATGGTAAACCGCTGACCAGCTTCGCGGCACTGCGTGCTGAAGTCGGTTCGCTGCCGGTGGGCACCAAGTTGCAACTGGGCCTGCTGCGTGACGGCAAACCTGTGAGCGTCACTGTGGAGTTGCAGCAAAGCACCCAGGAAAAAGTGCAGTCCGCCACCATCTACACCGGCATTGAAGGTGCAGACCTGAGCAATGTCGACAGCAATGGCCAGAAAGGCGTGCGTGTCGATAGCGTGAAAGCGGGCAGTGCTGCGGCACGCATCGGCCTGAAAAAAGGCGATGTGATCCTCGGTGTGAACCAGCAGGCGGTGGCGAATCTGGGCGAGTTACGCAAAATTCTCGACACCAAACCTTCGGTACTGGCGTTGAATGTGCAGCGCGGCGACAGCAGCCTGTACCTCCTGATGCAGTAATCTCTTGTAGCTAAGCCAAGGCGGACTTCGGTCCGCCTTTTTTATGCAGAAAACGTAGCGGCGCGATTTATCGCGCGGTTTATGAACCTGGTGCCAAAATTCACACGATAAATCGTGCCGCAACAAGCATCACAGATGTGACCTCCCCCGCAATTCCCGCAATCTCTGTCCGGCTATGTGCAGTTGCACAATGCCAGCTATGGAGTGGGCGCGTATTCTGTCCGC
The DNA window shown above is from Pantoea sp. At-9b and carries:
- the mtnN gene encoding 5'-methylthioadenosine/S-adenosylhomocysteine nucleosidase, yielding MKAGIIGAMEQEVTLLRDKIENRQTLTLAGCEIYTGTLNGVEVALLKSGIGKTAAALGTTLLLELCKPDVVINTGSAGGLAPTLKVGDIVVSDEVRYHDADVTAFGYEPGQMAGCPAAFVADDKLIAAAEQVIKQLDLNAVRGLVVSGDAFINGAEPLARIRNTFPQAIAVEMEATAIGHVCHQFKVPFVVVRAISDVADQESHLSFDEFLSVAAKQSSLMVENLLAQLTRG
- the degP gene encoding serine endoprotease DegP, which codes for MKKSTLMLSALALSLGMALSPVSVFAAETASSSSQQLPSLAPMLEKVMPSVVSISVEGSTTVKTPRMPQQFQQFFGDNSPFCQDGSPFQSSPMCQGGGGDNSGGGDNTQQEKFRALGSGVVINADKGYVVTNNHVVENATKIQVQLSDGRRYDAKVIGKDPQSDIALIQLQDAKNLTAIKIADSDNLRVGDYTVAIGNPYGLGETVTSGIVSALGRSGLNVENYENFIQTDAAINRGNSGGALVNLNGELIGINTAILAPDGGNIGIGFAIPSNMVKNLSAQMVEYGQVKRGELGIMGTELNSELAKAMKVDAQRGAFVSQVLPNSAAAKAGIKAGDVVVSMNGKPLTSFAALRAEVGSLPVGTKLQLGLLRDGKPVSVTVELQQSTQEKVQSATIYTGIEGADLSNVDSNGQKGVRVDSVKAGSAAARIGLKKGDVILGVNQQAVANLGELRKILDTKPSVLALNVQRGDSSLYLLMQ
- the dgt gene encoding dGTPase, whose product is MATINFRKKISFTRPYTSRKDPEGEYYITRHFESDRGRIINSAAIRRLQQKTQVFPLERNAAVRSRLTHSLEVQQTGRYIAKEVLQTLKTQGGGLAKYGLDELEGAFESLIEMACLLHDVGNPPFGHFGEAAINDWFDDNLPAELVDPLVAGVENELQRADFDRLNAMIRQDLCHFEGNAQAIRMVHTLLQLNLSYAQVACILKYTAPAWWQGDKPAEFSVLMKKPGFYLSEREYVADLRAATDIPEHHRYPLTWIMEAADDISYCIADLDDAVEKDIFNVDTLYDYLLKAWGPIKPGDAFSRTIGEAWKEACQKKWRTKGDQFFMALRVNVQNVLVSHAVRRFIDNLPAIFTGDFNHALLEDDGEEGRLLTLFKTVARQQVFNHPEVEQLELQGYRVIKGLLEIYQSLMLLDYEQFTTLMNDDFLAKHPIETRLFHKLSGKHRKAYQQKMRTLVVAHKYERLLWERYYRSRLIQDYISGMTDLYAWDEYRRLMAVE